In Pectinophora gossypiella chromosome 5, ilPecGoss1.1, whole genome shotgun sequence, a genomic segment contains:
- the LOC126367201 gene encoding peroxidase-like produces MLLVLFLVLPLCVSGIFYDSYYGTPLTDEELKQHVKANTTFWCTNDIEPCNETEGRRIDGSCNNLKHPTRGAPHTPFYRVLPAIFDEDFEPRKSESGDSLPLSRYLRTSLLSEGSVPDQTFTQLLTQFLVFMASDVSGPHDTVNYVHWRTYCCLPRGKKDRMCTPNIVPNDDPVHRFSDIRCLNMTRPISFQSAGCVRNDTTPERLDTATPLLDLSTIYGKDLDTLNKKGRLFRGGLLKYEEVDGRIWPPRVKSNKNLCFGNQIPSETRCHSTPDDSTNSLVGINLVAIWFWRQHNFIATELGEINPCWDDDRLFNTARDINIAMALQIYYYELLSTLMGKENLIRDGLISTKPGFRDMYNENVVPQLSLEYPFVMRWVHTIQEGTAKMYDTNGIYMKKIPVTNLTLRTGYLAVDNNIDYLTQGSFRQPTAKFDYIVDPEVSESGLVNFQRAFDVTTNDLAKCRYFGFQPYVRYRERCFGGAYRKFEDLADAIDQERIERLKDVYEHIEDIDLLAGIWLEKPLKDGYVPPTFYCLVVDNLLHNMVSDRHWYERPNRPNAFTLQQLLEVRKVTMAHILCNVGDAVTRIQQNAFKRPSPENMIGSCQELSEIDFWAWEDFNCEIDYDR; encoded by the exons ATGTTGCTAGTATTATTTTTAGTGTTGCCATTGTGTGTGAGTGGAATATTCTATGACTCGTATTATGGTACACCATTGACTGATGAAGAGCTGAAACAACATGTGAAGGCTAACACGACATT ttggtGCACTAACGATATAGAACCTTGCAATGAGACTGAAGGAAGGCGTATCGATGGCTCATGCAATAATTTGAAACATCCAACTAGAGGCGCTCCTCATACACCGTTTTACAGGGTTTTGCCTGCTATTTTTGATGAAG ATTTTGAGCCCCGGAAATCCGAATCCGGTGATAGTTTACCGCTCAGCAGGTATCTCCGAACAAGTCTCCTCTCAGAAGGATCTGTACCTGATCAGACCTTTACTCAGCTACTCACCCAATTTCTGGTGTTCATGGCTTCCGATGTCAGTGGGCCACATGATACTG TAAACTACGTTCACTGGCGAACCTACTGCTGCCTGCCTCGGGGCAAGAAGGACCGCATGTGTACACCAAACATAGTCCCAAACGATGACCCTGTCCATCGGTTCTCCGACATCAGATGCCTGAACATGACCAGACCTATCTCATTCCAGTCAGCTGGTTGTGTCAGAAATGATACTACTCCTGAAAGG CTAGACACCGCCACACCCTTGCTAGACCTTTCAACGATATACGGCAAAGATCTAGATACTTTGAACAAAAAAGGAAGACTATTTCGAGGCGGATTGTTGAAGTATGAAGAAGTAGATGGCAGAATTTGGCCACCGAGAGTCAAATCAAACAAAAACCTCTGTTTTGGAAATCAGATACCTTCTGAGACGAGATGTCATTCTACAC CCGACGATTCAACAAATTCCTTAGTTGGAATCAACCTTGTGGCCATATGGTTTTGGAGACAACACAACTTCATAGCAACGGAGTTGGGAGAGATTAATCCTTGCTGGGATGATGATAGACTCTTCAACACTGCCAGAGATATCAACATTGCTATGGCACTGCAGATTTACTACTATGAACTTCTTTCGACTTTAATGG GTAAAGAAAATCTTATCAGAGATGGATTGATTTCAACCAAACCAGGTTTTAGGGATATGTATAATGAAAACGTAGTCCCTCAACTGAGTTTGGAATACCCTTTTGTGATGCGATGGGTTCATACAATCCAAGAGGGTACTGCAAA GATGTACGACACTAACGGGATTTACATGAAGAAGATACCGGTAACCAACCTCACGCTAAGGACAGGATACTTGGCTGTTGACAATAATATTGACTATCTGACCCAAGGAAGTTTCAGACAACCGACTGCTAAATTCGACTATATTGTGGATCCagaa GTTTCAGAATCCGGCCTAGTCAATTTCCAAAGAGCATTTGATGTCACGACGAATGATTTGGCAAAATGTCGATATTTTGGCTTTCAACCGTATGTACGATACAGGGAAAGATGTTTTGGAGGTGCTTACAGGAAGTTTGAAGATCTCGCTGATGCTATTGATCAagag agaatagAAAGACTCAAAGATGTATACGAGCACATTGAAGACATTGATCTCCTTGCTGGGATTTGGCTTGAGAAACCTTTAAAGGATGGTTACGTTCCACCAACTTTCTACTGTCTGGTGGTAGACAACCTTCTACATAATATGGTGTCTGATAGACACTGGTACGAAAGACCAAATAGACCAAATGCTTTTACGCTAC AACAACTTTTGGAAGTAAGAAAAGTAACAATGGCGCATATTTTGTGTAACGTTGGGGATGCTGTGACGCGCATACAACAGAATGCGTTCAAAAGACCTTCTCCGGA aaacATGATTGGTAGCTGTCAAGAACTTAGTGAGATCGATTTTTGGGCTTGGGAAGACTTCAACTGTGAAATCGACTACGACAGATAA